Proteins encoded by one window of Melanotaenia boesemani isolate fMelBoe1 chromosome 10, fMelBoe1.pri, whole genome shotgun sequence:
- the tnnt2d gene encoding troponin T2d, cardiac gives MSDTEEVMEEGVQEGEDESKPKPKFMTNIAAPKIPDGEKVDFDDIHRKRQEKDLAELQSLIEAHFIQRKKEEEELIALVNRIEKRRAERAEQQRIRTEREKERQARLAEEKERKEQEEHRKKQDEDAKKKKALTNMTQQYTVGQKSESRKGAKKQTEREKKKKILAERKKPLTIDHLSEDKLKEKASELWQWLMGLEAEKFDLGEKLKRQKYDINQLLARVQDHQNAKGRGKGKMSGRLR, from the exons ATGTCTGACACAGAGGAAGTCATGGAGGAGGGAGTTCA GGAGGGAGAAG ATGAATCAAAACCCAAACCTAA GTTTATGACAAACATTGCAGCCCCAAAGATTCCTGATGGTGAAAAAGTGGACTTTGAT GACATCCACAGGAAGCGTCAGGAGAAGGATCTGGCTGAGCTGCAGTCTCTAATTGAGGCTCACTTTATccagagaaagaaggaagaagaggagctCATTGCCCTTGTTAACAGAATT GAGAAGCGTCGTGCTGAGAGAGCTGAGCAGCAGAGAatcaggacagagagagagaaagagaggcagGCCAGGCTTGCG GAGGAGAAAGAACGCAAGGAGCAGGAGGAGCATCGCAAGAAGCAAGATGAGGATGCCAAGAAGAAGAAGGCCCTCACAAACATGACACAGCAGTACACGGTTGGACAGAAG AGTGAAAGCAGGAAAGGAGCCAAAAAACAGACTGagagggagaagaagaagaagatccTGGCTGAACGCAAGAAGCCGCTCACCATTGATCATCTGAGTGAAGACAAACTGAA GGAGAAGGCCAGTGAGCTGTGGCAGTGGCTGATGGGGCTGGAAGCCGAGAAGTTTGATCTCGGCGAGAAACtcaaaagacagaaatatgaT ATTAACCAGCTTCTTGCTCGAGTTCAAGACCACCAAAA TGCCAAAGGTCGCGGTAAGGGCAAGATGAGCGGCCGGCTGAGGTAA
- the LOC121648104 gene encoding caldesmon-like gives MDDDFDRRMELRRQRREQMRLEAEKGGFTNDDDDEEAREQRRRAREERKKMRDLEESETTDVNMTNSMESESSGTTGGLAEDDQALLERLARREERRQKRMKEAMERQKETDPTSITNNCTDNSMEVQPSITSSSTELNTEDKEEKTEEESTQEDVIENDTNPWRVEEDEKKEDEKVDVVTEVEAEPPTEEQKDAEEEAAPDVDNEEEEKMRKKEEEKQQKEMEEKLRIEEEEKKKRETEEKLKREEEERQQREEEMRRKREEEERQQKEKEERLKKEEEEKRKKREMEEKKKKEEDEKPKRFGFKEKNEPAKQNGAVVENKFKKAEKASSRDNIPANKQDDVERQEAERKLQELKQRRNNAESEEFEKIKQKQQGAEAELEELKKKREGRRKILEEEEKQKKLEQEEKKAKEQEERKRMKEEIEKRRAEAAEKKKQKEEEPTKPAFTVSPKGSSKIGEKAEFLSKSAQKSTAARVSHTPFVPKIGNRLEQYTSAIQGNKEVKSPKSPVADIPSGGTRSIKSMWEKGNAGSSSESPAPSNKDVASIKGGVAGRVNSWMAKPAEAEKTAAPAAAAATSPSPAAAAKPADAKPGDVGSKRGMWETKRSSTPAKVVVGSKSKFVSNTDVRP, from the exons ATGGATGATGACTTTGACCGTCGTATGGAGctgaggaggcagaggagagagcAGATGCGCCTTGAAGCTGAGAA ggGGGGGTTTACcaatgatgatgacgatgaagaAGCTCGGGAGCAAAGGAGACGTGCAAgggaagagaggaagaaaatgagaGACTTAGAGGAGTCTGAAACTACTGATGTGAACATGACAAACAG CATGGAGAGTGAGTCCTCTGGGACTACTGGTGGACTAGCAGAAGATGACCAGGCTTTGCTGGAGCGCTTGGCCAGGAGGGAGGAGCGCAGGCAGAAGAGAATGAAGGAAGCTATGGAGAGACAGAAGGAGACTGACCCCACAAGCATCACCAACAACTGCACAGACAACTCAATGGAGGTGCAGCCCTccatcaccagcagcagcacagaacTAAATACAGAGGACAAAGAGgaaaagacagaggaggaatCTACTCAGGAAGACGTGATAGAGAATGATACTAACCCATGGAGGGTAGAGGAAGATGAGAAGAAAGAGGATGAGAAG GTGGATGTTGTAACAGAGGTGGAGGCTGAGCCGCCCACTGAAGAACAGAAGGATGCTGAAGAGGAAGCCGCTCCTGATGTTGACaatgaggaagaggaaaagatgaggaaaaaggaagaggaaaagcagcaaaaagagatggaagaaaaacttagaatagaagaggaagagaagaagaaaagggaaaCAGAGGAAAAGCTCAAGcgggaagaggaggaaagacaACAGAGGgaagaggagatgaggaggaagagagaagaagaggaaagacaacaaaaggaaaaggaagagagacttaaaaaagaggaagag gagaaacgcaaaaagagagagatggaggagaagaagaagaaagaggag GATGAGAAACCGAAGAGATTTGGATTTAAGGAGAAG AATGAACCAGCCAAACAGAACGGAGCTGTggttgaaaataaatttaagaaagCAGAAAAGGCATCCAG CAGGGACAATATTCCTGCCAACAAGCAGGATGACGTGGAGCGACAGGAAGCTGAGCGGAAGCTGCAGGAGCTGAAACAGCGACGAAACAATGCAGAGAGTGAGGAGTTTGAGAAGATAAAGCAGAAGCAGCAGGGCGCTGAGGCCGAGctggaggagctgaagaagaagcgggaggggaggaggaagatcctggaggaagaggagaagcagaagaaactggagcaagaggaaaagaaagccAAAGAGCAG gagGAAAGAAAGAGGATGAAGGAGGAGATAGAGAAACGCAGAGCGGAGgctgcagagaaaaagaaacagaaggagGAGGAGCCTACAAAACCTGCGTTCACAGTCAGTCCCAAAGGCTCCTCTAAG ATTGGGGAAAAGGCAGAATTTTTGAGCAAGTCAGCCCAGAAAAG CACTGCAGCCAGAGTGTCACACACCCCATTTGTCCCAAAGATTGGCAACAGATTGGAGCAATATACGTCTGCCATTCAG GGAAACAAAGAAGTAAAATCTCCCAAGTCTCCAGTGGCAGATATACCTTCAGGAGGCACACGCAGCATCAAGAGCATGTGGGAGAAAGGCAATGCCGGTAGCTCCTCTGAAAGTCCAGCCCCTTCAAACAAG gatgtagcCAGTATTAAAGGAGGTGTGGCAGGACGTGTCAACAGCTGGATGGCAAAGCCTgcagaagcagagaaaacagcagcaccagctgctgcagcagcaacatcaccatcaccagcagcagcagcaaagccAGCA GATGCGAAACCAGGTGACGTTGGTAGCAAGCGTGGCATGTGGGAAACTAAAAGGAGCTCTACACCAGCcaag GTCGTGGTTGGAAGCAAGAGCAAGTTTGTGAGTAATA CAGATGTAAGACCCTAA
- the dnm1l gene encoding dynamin-1-like protein isoform X1: MEALIPVINKLQDVFNTVGADIIQLPQIVVVGTQSSGKSSVLESLVGRDILPRGTGIVTRRPLILQLVHIDPDDRRKTSEENGIDGEEWGKFLHTKNKIYTDFEEIRQEIEAETERISGINKGISDEPIHLKIFSPHVVNLTLVDLPGITKVPVGDQPKDIEILIRELILKYISNPNSIILAVTAANTDMATSEALKVAREVDPDGRRTLAVVTKLDLMDAGTDAMDVLMGRVIPVKLGIIGVVNRSQLDINQKKSVADSIRDEHAFLQKKYPSLANRNGTKFLAKTLNRLLMHHIRDCLPELKTRINVLAAQYQSLLNSYGNPVDDKSATLLQLITKFAAEYCNTIEGTAKYIETAELCGGARICYIFHETFGRTLESVDPLGGLTTIDVLTAIRNATGPRPALFVPEVSFELLVKRQIKRLEEPSLRCVELVHEEMQRIIQHCSNYSTQELLRFPKLHDAIVEVVTSLLRRRLPVTNDMVHNLVAIELAYINTKHPDFADACGLMNNNIEEQRRNRLRDLPPAVPRDKSLKSPGGQSLSPIEPFPLECEATKAAASGSQSAPVSDQVDSGTGSWRGMLRKGEEMSAGDRTMSLAPPSANPQRGHAVNLLDVPVPVSRKLSAREQRDCEVIERLIKSYFLIVRKNIQDSVPKAVMHFLVNHVKDCLQSELVGQLYKTTLLNDLLTESEDMAQRRNEAADMLKALQKASQVIAEIRETHLW; encoded by the exons AGCAGTGGGAAGAGTTCTGTTTTAGAGAGCCTGGTCGGCAGGGACATCCTGCCTCGAGGCACAGGTATCGTCACACGCCGACCCCTCATCTTGCAACTTGTGCACATCGACCCTGATGATCGCAGGAAAACCAGTGAAGAAAATG GCATTGATGGAGAGGAATGGGGCAAATTCCTACACACCAAAAACAAG ATCTACACAGATTTTGAAGAAATCCGACAAGAAATTGAAGCAGAAACGGAAAGAATTTCTGGTATTAACAAG GGTATTAGTGATGAACCCATTCACctgaaaatattttctccaCATGTCGTGAACCTCACATTAGTGGACCTTCCTGGCATAACAAAA GTACCGGTGGGAGACCAGCCCAAAGACATAGAGATTCTGATCAGGGAACTGATTCTAAAGTACATCTCCAACCCCAACTCCATCATCCTGGCTGTGACTGCTGCCAACACAGACATGGCAACCTCAGAGGCTCTGAAAGTGGCCCGCGAAGTTGATCCTGATG gcAGGAGGACGCTCGCAGTGGTGACAAAGCTGGATCTGATGGATGCTGGAACAGATGCCATGGATGTCTTGATGGGCAGAGTCATTCCTGTCAAACTGGGTATTATTGGGGTAGTTAACAG GAGTCAGCTGGACATCAACCAAAAGAAATCAGTGGCTGACTCTATTCGCGATGAACATGCCTTCCTGCAAAAGAAGTACCCCTCCCTCGCCAACAGAAATGGAACCAAATTTCTGgctaaaacattaaacag GTTACTGATGCATCATATCAGAGACTGTCTTCCTGAGCTGAAGACAAGGATCAATGTGCTCGCTGCACAGTACCAGTCTTTACTTAACAGTTATGGTAACCCGGTCGATGACAAGAGCGCCACGTTGCTGCAGCTTATCACTAAGTTTGCTGCAGAGTATTGCAACACCATAGAAGGCACGGCCAAGTACATTGAGACAGCTGAATT ATGTGGCGGAGCAAGAATTTGTTATATATTCCATGAGACGTTTGGTCGCACACTGGAGTCTGTTGATCCTCTGGGCGGTCTGACAACCATCGATGTGCTGACAGCAATCAGAAATGCAACG GGCCCGAGGCCTGCTCTATTTGTGCCTGAGGTTTCGTTTGAGTTGCTAGTGAAGCGGCAGATCAAACGTCTGGAGGAGCCCAGCCTGCGCTGTGTGGAGCTGGTTCATGAGGAGATGCAGAGGATCATCCAACACTGCAGCAACTATAGCACACAG GAGTTGTTGAGGTTTCCAAAGCTCCATGATGCCATCGTAGAAGTGGTCACCTCCCTCCTCAGGAGGAGACTCCCTGTCACTAATGATATG GTTCATAACCTGGTAGCTATTGAGCTGGCCTATATCAACACCAAACACCCCGACTTTGCTGATGCATGTGGCCTCATGAACAATAATATAGAA GAGCAGAGACGTAACAGACTGAGAGACTTGCCCCCTGCTGTTCCCAGAGACAAG TCCCTTAAAAGCCCTGGTGGGCAGTCTCTTTCCCCCATTGAGCCTTTTCCTCTGGAGTGCGAGGCCACCAAG GCAGCGGCCAGTGGCTCTCAGAGTGCTCCCGTCAGTGACCAGGTAGACAGCGGGACGGGCAGCTGGAGGGGCATGTTGAGGAAGGGGGAGGAGATGTCTGCAGGTGACAGGACCATGTCCCTGGCTCCACCCTCTGCAAATCCACAGAGAGGTCACGCTGTCAACCTGCTCGATGTG CCTGTTCCAGTTTCCAGGAAGTTGTCTGCTCGGGAGCAGAGGGACTGTGAAGTCATTGAGAGACTCATTAAGTCATATTTCCTTATTGTTCGGAAAAATATCCAAGACAG TGTACCAAAAGCAGTGATGCATTTCCTGGTGAACCATGTGAAGGACTGCCTGCAGAGCGAGCTAGTGGGTCAGTTATACAAGACAACCCTGCTGAACGACCTGCTGACAGAGTCCGAGGACATGGCTCAGAGACGCAACGAGGCTGCCGACATGCTGAAG GCTTTGCAGAAAGCCAGTCAGGTCATAGCAGAGATCAGAGAAACCCACCTGTGGTGA
- the dnm1l gene encoding dynamin-1-like protein isoform X2, producing MEALIPVINKLQDVFNTVGADIIQLPQIVVVGTQSSGKSSVLESLVGRDILPRGTGIVTRRPLILQLVHIDPDDRRKTSEENGIDGEEWGKFLHTKNKIYTDFEEIRQEIEAETERISGINKGISDEPIHLKIFSPHVVNLTLVDLPGITKVPVGDQPKDIEILIRELILKYISNPNSIILAVTAANTDMATSEALKVAREVDPDGRRTLAVVTKLDLMDAGTDAMDVLMGRVIPVKLGIIGVVNRSQLDINQKKSVADSIRDEHAFLQKKYPSLANRNGTKFLAKTLNRLLMHHIRDCLPELKTRINVLAAQYQSLLNSYGNPVDDKSATLLQLITKFAAEYCNTIEGTAKYIETAELCGGARICYIFHETFGRTLESVDPLGGLTTIDVLTAIRNATGPRPALFVPEVSFELLVKRQIKRLEEPSLRCVELVHEEMQRIIQHCSNYSTQELLRFPKLHDAIVEVVTSLLRRRLPVTNDMVHNLVAIELAYINTKHPDFADACGLMNNNIEEQRRNRLRDLPPAVPRDKAAASGSQSAPVSDQVDSGTGSWRGMLRKGEEMSAGDRTMSLAPPSANPQRGHAVNLLDVPVPVSRKLSAREQRDCEVIERLIKSYFLIVRKNIQDSVPKAVMHFLVNHVKDCLQSELVGQLYKTTLLNDLLTESEDMAQRRNEAADMLKALQKASQVIAEIRETHLW from the exons AGCAGTGGGAAGAGTTCTGTTTTAGAGAGCCTGGTCGGCAGGGACATCCTGCCTCGAGGCACAGGTATCGTCACACGCCGACCCCTCATCTTGCAACTTGTGCACATCGACCCTGATGATCGCAGGAAAACCAGTGAAGAAAATG GCATTGATGGAGAGGAATGGGGCAAATTCCTACACACCAAAAACAAG ATCTACACAGATTTTGAAGAAATCCGACAAGAAATTGAAGCAGAAACGGAAAGAATTTCTGGTATTAACAAG GGTATTAGTGATGAACCCATTCACctgaaaatattttctccaCATGTCGTGAACCTCACATTAGTGGACCTTCCTGGCATAACAAAA GTACCGGTGGGAGACCAGCCCAAAGACATAGAGATTCTGATCAGGGAACTGATTCTAAAGTACATCTCCAACCCCAACTCCATCATCCTGGCTGTGACTGCTGCCAACACAGACATGGCAACCTCAGAGGCTCTGAAAGTGGCCCGCGAAGTTGATCCTGATG gcAGGAGGACGCTCGCAGTGGTGACAAAGCTGGATCTGATGGATGCTGGAACAGATGCCATGGATGTCTTGATGGGCAGAGTCATTCCTGTCAAACTGGGTATTATTGGGGTAGTTAACAG GAGTCAGCTGGACATCAACCAAAAGAAATCAGTGGCTGACTCTATTCGCGATGAACATGCCTTCCTGCAAAAGAAGTACCCCTCCCTCGCCAACAGAAATGGAACCAAATTTCTGgctaaaacattaaacag GTTACTGATGCATCATATCAGAGACTGTCTTCCTGAGCTGAAGACAAGGATCAATGTGCTCGCTGCACAGTACCAGTCTTTACTTAACAGTTATGGTAACCCGGTCGATGACAAGAGCGCCACGTTGCTGCAGCTTATCACTAAGTTTGCTGCAGAGTATTGCAACACCATAGAAGGCACGGCCAAGTACATTGAGACAGCTGAATT ATGTGGCGGAGCAAGAATTTGTTATATATTCCATGAGACGTTTGGTCGCACACTGGAGTCTGTTGATCCTCTGGGCGGTCTGACAACCATCGATGTGCTGACAGCAATCAGAAATGCAACG GGCCCGAGGCCTGCTCTATTTGTGCCTGAGGTTTCGTTTGAGTTGCTAGTGAAGCGGCAGATCAAACGTCTGGAGGAGCCCAGCCTGCGCTGTGTGGAGCTGGTTCATGAGGAGATGCAGAGGATCATCCAACACTGCAGCAACTATAGCACACAG GAGTTGTTGAGGTTTCCAAAGCTCCATGATGCCATCGTAGAAGTGGTCACCTCCCTCCTCAGGAGGAGACTCCCTGTCACTAATGATATG GTTCATAACCTGGTAGCTATTGAGCTGGCCTATATCAACACCAAACACCCCGACTTTGCTGATGCATGTGGCCTCATGAACAATAATATAGAA GAGCAGAGACGTAACAGACTGAGAGACTTGCCCCCTGCTGTTCCCAGAGACAAG GCAGCGGCCAGTGGCTCTCAGAGTGCTCCCGTCAGTGACCAGGTAGACAGCGGGACGGGCAGCTGGAGGGGCATGTTGAGGAAGGGGGAGGAGATGTCTGCAGGTGACAGGACCATGTCCCTGGCTCCACCCTCTGCAAATCCACAGAGAGGTCACGCTGTCAACCTGCTCGATGTG CCTGTTCCAGTTTCCAGGAAGTTGTCTGCTCGGGAGCAGAGGGACTGTGAAGTCATTGAGAGACTCATTAAGTCATATTTCCTTATTGTTCGGAAAAATATCCAAGACAG TGTACCAAAAGCAGTGATGCATTTCCTGGTGAACCATGTGAAGGACTGCCTGCAGAGCGAGCTAGTGGGTCAGTTATACAAGACAACCCTGCTGAACGACCTGCTGACAGAGTCCGAGGACATGGCTCAGAGACGCAACGAGGCTGCCGACATGCTGAAG GCTTTGCAGAAAGCCAGTCAGGTCATAGCAGAGATCAGAGAAACCCACCTGTGGTGA